A segment of the Nerophis lumbriciformis linkage group LG08, RoL_Nlum_v2.1, whole genome shotgun sequence genome:
cagttcctgttttttcactccccgttttgtttccatgacaacccattagttttcacctgtcctcatgtcacacacctgattcatttgcactcacgcacctgttgttaatcatgtctgtgttatttaagcttttcattttctgttggtcggcctggagacatcacattcatgctctgcactcttgacacgctgcttactctgtccaggtcatagttcatgctgctcttttcttgccatgtAAGTttttttctgtcatgtctgtgtgatcatgttttgtttggccatgtgctttttttggatctgtcaagacttggactttggcgtggtttgttttcccatggtgcaaaggatttggaccagacatggcgtgaagttaaatacatgatttaataatagattattaaaagtataaacaaaaggcgcgcacaaggcggggaacaaacttggctaataaaacaaaactcgcacaaaggcagaactatggaaaaaaggaacaaacaaaaggcgctcacagtggaggtacaaaacagtggcttgaataaacaaaaaaattacgtggcaagaaaagagcagcatgaactatgacctggacagagtaagcagcgtgtcaagagtgcggggcatgaatgtgatgtcgccaggccgaccaacagaaaatgaaaagcttaaataacacagacatgattaacaacagttgcgtgagtgcaaatgaatcaggtgtgtgacatgaggccaggtgaaaactaatgggttgtcatggaaacaaaacggggagtgaaaaaacaggaactgacaaaatccaaaaaaaagcacatggccaaacaaaacatgatcacacagacatgacaacaatcaatatatacacatttgcagCCAAATACACACACAATGCTACTTTAAAACACATGGAATATGTAAACAAATGTGAATTTGTACTACCAgcgccatcttggatgagcttgcAAATCCTGGCTAATTAGCATACCAAAAGGACTTGTTTTACAATGGAATAGTATATTTACCGTAGTTGGCAACATCTTGGGCGAAGTCAAAGTTATAAAGTAAAACTTTTTATAGATACTGGCGATGCAACCTTAAACAGGATAAGCACACCATGAAGTATGTTGGCACCGTATTGCTTGTGCTTATGTGACTTCTGTTCATTTGTATAAAAAATGTACCCTTTTCTAAGTTGCAGCCGCTACCATTTAAAGGCGACATATACACACAgaacattatttttaataataataatgacttagatttatatagtgggacggcgtggcgcagtgggagaatggccgtgcgcgacccgagggtccctggttcaatccccacctagtaccaacctcgtcatgtccgttgtgtcctgagcaagacacttcacccttgctcctgatgggtgctggttagcgccttgcatggcagctccctccatcagtgtgtgaatgtgtgtgtgaatgggtaaatgtggaagtagtgtcaaagcgctttgagtaccttgaaggtagaaaagcgctatacaagtacaacccatttatcatttatcattagtgcttttctagacactcaaagcacttcataGAGAaccgagaacccatcattcattccctCCACATTCACATGGTGATGATGAGAAGCTACATACAGTTTGCGCGTAAcgcccctctgaccaccaccaaacattcattcacactcataccccagtgtgagtggcaccgccagcaaggtgggtgaagtgtcttgcccaaggacacaacgtccgTGACTAGAATGGCTGAAACTGGAAtacaacctggaaccctcaagttgctggacgGTCGCtcaaccatctgagccacgccaaaTGACAATAACTGGATGACAAGCATTTcacatttttacaacttttagttgtaacagaacacaATTTCCTTTACaatgtgccgcactttggacacccctggcttagaaaCTGAAACAGCAACAATACATTTCTGTATGCACCTTTATctagaccagaggtgtcaaactcattttatatcgggggccacatggagaaaaatctactcccaagtgggccggactggtaaaatcacggcacgataacttaaaaataaagacaacggcagattgtttttttttgtttaaaaatagaacaagcacattctgaaaatgtacaaatcataatgttgttggctttttttttacacttacatgtacttacattatttatactttctgaataaattatgtgataatgttcatcagtcatctcattggtgttaattttcaatacatcaagataaaacaataatattaaaatcaaattacaggatgttatttatgtaggttgctcattttcctcgactggtgcactaacatgtggtttattttttttttttacatatgtagcataatctacaaagatacaaatatttgctattgcgacatctagtggacacatttagaacagcagtttctttcattcaaaaattttggcttgtttttatacttagcaaactcatttcacgggccggataaaacctattcgcgggcctgatccggcctgcgggctgtacatttgacacccctgatctagatcatAGGTGTCCAAGTGTGGCCCGCCGGCGTGCTTGGTTTGGTCTGCAATACGTCATAAGTTTAATAAGGTATGTAGCCTGTGGGGTGTTTCCAAATCAAGATAGAATATCTGACTACTGTAAATTCACTGTGGGTGCGTGTAAATCAGGTCATTGATCAtgaattacattttgaagcaaagCAACATAGCAATTACTtatacgacccaatccaaacaacattccctactcatggcgcaaaaaaataaaaatgcaaccaacacaaaaagtcaacacacatggtcacacttaATACAACCTGATCACTGAACGttgtggatatttaaaaaaaaaaaccagtccAAGCACCATAAAAATTCAGAACTACCACCATTTAAATTTATTAGGCATgatggaaaaaatgcaaaacactctcgccACACTAAACCATATTTGGCCTATTTTAGCTGCTtggtatttctgattgattacaaaacttttaaggcctactgaaatgcgattttcttattcaaacggggatagcaggtccattctatgtgtcatacttgatcatttcgcgatattgccatattttagctgaaaggatttaggagagaacatcgacgataaagttcgcaacttttggccgctgataaaaaagccttgcctgtaccggaagtagcagacgagtagcgtgacgtcacaggttgtggagctcctcacatctgcacattgtttacaatcatggccaccagcagcgagagcgattcggaccgagaaagcgacgatttccccattaatttgagcgaggatgaaagatttgtggatgaggaaagtgagagtgaaggaccagagggcagtgggagcgattcagatagggaagatgctgtgagaggtgggtgggacctgatattcagctgggaatgactaaaacagtaaataaacacaagacatatatatatactctattagccacaacacaacctggcttatatttaatatgccacaaattaatcccgcataacaaacacctcccccttcccgtccatataacccgccaatacaactcaaacacctgcacaacacactcaatcccacagcccaaagtaccgttcacctccccaaagttcatacagcacatatatttccccaaagtccccaaagttacgtacgtgacatgcacatagcggcacgcacgtacgggcaagcgatcaaatgtttggaagccgcagctgcatgcgtactcacggtaccgcgtctgcgcatccaactcaaagtcctcctggtaagagtctctgttgtcccagttctccacaggccaatggtaaagcttgactgtcatcttccgggaatgtaaacaatgaaacaccggctgtgtttgtgttgctgcagccggccgcaatacaccgcttcccacctacagctttcttctttgctgtctccattgttcattgaacaaattgcaaaagattcatcaacacagatgtccagaatactgtggaattttgcgctgaaaacagacgacttaatagctggccaccatgctgtcccaaaatgtcctctacaatccgtgacgtcacgcgctgacgtcgtcatacagagacgttttcagcaggatatttcgcgcgaaatttaaaattgcactttagtaagctaacccggctgtattggcatgtgttgcaatgttaagatttcatcattgatatataaactatcagactgcgtggtcggtagtagtgggtttcagtaggcctttaaggaggtCTTCACATACCCTTAATATCCATGTATATTAATtcataattatatatccattatgtgattataatatgtacacatatatactgtatgtattgcctatattgttactttacatgaaGTCCGCCTTCGGCCCCAAGTCAAAGTTATTTTCTTgcccaaaaagtttggacacccctgatctagaccctCACCGATATTGCCTTGTTTCGTGACATTTTGTGCGTCACTTTATCTGTACTAAAGTCAAGATATGTAAAAGATGTGTTTTCCCCGCCAAGCGTTCCAAATCCAACGTGTAACACTTTTCGCCACCATGTGTTGAGGTTTTAAGATGATGATCTTTCTGCTGACGTTTGTGCTGCACGTTCCAGATATGCTCACCCGGATGCTCAAACTCAGGCTTCTCAACGCCGTGGCCCCGGCGTACTTCTTCACGGCAACAGTGGTCACTTTCATCCTGCACTTTGGCTTCTTTGTCCCAACAATCTTCCCCGACACGTCACATGCGTGGGGGTCCACAGCTGTTCACTCCCTGGTCTTCCTTTTCCTCATGTTCAACGCCCTGGGGAATTACATGATGACCATCTTATACACGGCGGCGAGCGGCAACGAGACGGCGGTCCCGGTGTGTTCGCCACACTGCTCGGACAAAGTGGACGCTCACTATCTACTGAACGGCCGCCACTTCTGCAAACTGTGCAAGAAGGTGATATTCAAGCGGGACCACCACTGCTTTTTCACCGGGAATTGTATCGGCAACAAAAACATGCGCTACTTCATCATGTTTTGCATCTACACCTCCTGCACTTGTTTGTACTCGCTGGTTCTTGGCGTGGCCTTCCTCACAGTGGAGTACTCCATCTCTTTTGACAACCCGCTGACCTTCCTGAGCCTTCTCCCCCTCTCCACCGGCTACTTCTTCATGGGTGAGTTGAGTTCTGAAAAAATGTACTGCTGGTACAGAACTTACTGAGGAATTCATACCTTCAACTCAGGGACCATCTCCGGCCTTCAGTTCTTCCTGGTCCTGATGCTGTACGTGTGGCTGGGCATCGGCCTGGTCTGTGCAGGTTTCTGCTGCCAGCAGGTGCTGCTGGTGGCCCGGGGGCAGACCTGGTGTCAGATGAAGAGGGGGCAGCTGGTGGAAAACCGCAACCCCTGGAGGAACAACCTCAAGGATGTTTTTGGCACCAACTGGGCGCTGG
Coding sequences within it:
- the zdhhc22 gene encoding palmitoyltransferase ZDHHC22, with amino-acid sequence MLTRMLKLRLLNAVAPAYFFTATVVTFILHFGFFVPTIFPDTSHAWGSTAVHSLVFLFLMFNALGNYMMTILYTAASGNETAVPVCSPHCSDKVDAHYLLNGRHFCKLCKKVIFKRDHHCFFTGNCIGNKNMRYFIMFCIYTSCTCLYSLVLGVAFLTVEYSISFDNPLTFLSLLPLSTGYFFMGTISGLQFFLVLMLYVWLGIGLVCAGFCCQQVLLVARGQTWCQMKRGQLVENRNPWRNNLKDVFGTNWALGLIMPVHTVEMFSEEALKQD